Proteins encoded in a region of the Takifugu flavidus isolate HTHZ2018 chromosome 10, ASM371156v2, whole genome shotgun sequence genome:
- the cacng8b gene encoding voltage-dependent calcium channel gamma-4 subunit translates to MVCEKGIQILLTTVGAFAAFGLMTVAIGTDYWLYSRAVICNSTANVSQDDPHNKDKKDPGALTHSGLWRICCLEGVKRGVCSQINHFPEDADFDHDGAEYVLRVVRASNIFPILSAILLLMGGVCIAASRFYKSKRNIILGAGILFVAAGLSNIIGVIVYISAALGDISPKKDEDKKWQYSYGWSFYFGGLSFIMAEMVGVLAVNIYIEKNKELRCRSRTDIFKSTTHAMLRLPSYRFRRRSRSSSRSTDPSRSRDPSPVGGGGGKNFGMPPSALLSQGPISVSTLPNPHSRSHTALAGGDISLYTLSRDPKLGGLPPMYGTVDRATLYQLHNCFPKDGGGVGGVMLSGTLPSLKSHNPSNSSNSNVPMPNSVGPGPPPFTSSTMDRDRGMGTLDRLKGDRESNSNTLNRKTTPV, encoded by the exons ATGGTGTGTGAGAAGGGGATCCAGATCCTCCTCACCACCGTGGGGGCGTTCGCCGCCTTCGGCCTGATGACGGTGGCGATAGGGACGGATTACTGGCTCTACTCCCGAGCTGTCATCTGCAACAGCACGGCCAACGTCAGCCAGGACGATCCCCACAACAAGGACAAGAAGGATCCCGGGGCCCTCACCCACTCTGGGCTCTGGAGGATATGCTGTCTGGAAG GAGTGAAGAGAGGAGTGTGTTCTCAGATCAACCACTTCCCAGAAGACGCGGACTTCGACCACGACGGGGCCGAGTACGTCCTGC GAGTCGTCAGGGCGTCCAATATCTTCCCGATCCTCAGCgccatcctgctgctgatgggaggGGTTTGCATCGCTGCGAGCCGCTTCTACAAGAGCAAACGCAACATCATCCTGGGAGCAGGAATCCTATTTGTGGCAGCAG GTCTGAGTAACATAATTGGTGTGATCGTGTACATCTCGGCGGCGCTGGGGGACATCTCTCCGAAGAAGGACGAGGACAAGAAGTGGCAGTACTCTTACGGCTGGTCTTTTTACTTTGGGGGGCTGTCCTTCATCATGGCCGAGATGGTGGGGGTCCTGGCCGTCAACATCTACATCGAGAAGAACAAGGAGCTCCGGTGCCGCTCGCGCACCGACATCTTCAAGAGCACCACGCACGCCATGCTACGCTTGCCCAGCTACCGCTTCCGCCGCCGCTCCCGCTCGTCGTCCCGCTCCACCGACCCCTCCCGCTCCCGAGACCCCTCGCCTGTAGGGGGCGGCGGGGGCAAGAACTTTGGCATGCCCCCGTCTGCGCTGCTCTCCCAGGGCCCCATCTCAGTGTCCACTTTACCCAACCCCCATTCGCGCTCCCACACGGCCCTGGCTGGAGGCGACATCTCGCTCTACACCCTGTCCCGCGACCCCAAACTGGGGGGGCTGCCGCCCATGTATGGAACTGTGGACAGGGCCACCCTTTATCAGCTCCACAACTGCTTCCCAAAGGATGGAGGCGGAGTGGGAGGAGTCATGCTGAGTGGCACGCTGCCCTCCCTTAAGTCCCACAATCCATCCAATTCTTCCAACTCCAACGTGCCAATGCCCAACTCGGTGGGCCCCGGCCCGCCGCCCTTCACCTCGTCCACCATGGACAGGGATCGGGGGATGGGGACTCTGGACAGGctgaagggagacagagagagcaacTCGAACACCCTCAATCGGAAGACCACCCCTGTGTAG